In Mixophyes fleayi isolate aMixFle1 chromosome 4, aMixFle1.hap1, whole genome shotgun sequence, the following proteins share a genomic window:
- the LOC142152940 gene encoding proton-coupled amino acid transporter 1-like, with protein MATTRLLNDTYNDYSSTEGSPSEESSRAIGSAPKYRQYERLGEQSSSSTTWFQTLIHLLKGNIGTGLLGLPLAVKNAGIVLGPLSLVVMGIIAVHCMDLLVKCANHICQRNQLPFVDYGDAVMYGMESTPSQWLRTHSIWGRWIVGFFLILTQLGFCCVYFVFLADNVKQVVDAANGTTNDCGSNITVVLNNSMDSRLYILSFLPFLILLVFIRNLRYLSFFSLLANLTMLGSVIMIYQYIARDIPDPSHLSYAASWKTYPLFFGTAIFAFEGIGVILPLENKMKIPHQFPIVLYVGMGIVTALYISMGTLGYLRFGSSIHGSITLNLPNCWLYQAVKLLYSFGIFITFALQFYVAAEIIVPSATSRVSDRWVLLVDLTVRTGLVGITCVLAILIPRLDMVISLVGSVSSSALALIIPPLLEIVTYYSEGLSRWVITKDILISLVGFLGFVLGTYVTLWELIAPNSDSIPSNTTLYVVQ; from the exons ATGGCTACCACCAGGCTGCTAAATGACACGTACAACGACTATAGCTCCACAGAGGGTAGTCCGAGCGAGGAGAGCTCCCGGGCAATCGGCAGTGCTCCCAAATACAGACAATATGAAAGGCTGGGAGAACAGAGTAGCAGCAGCACCAC ATGGTTCCAGACATTGATACATTTGCTGAAAGGGAACATTGGAACCGGTCTGCTCGGACTGCCGCTGGCTGTGAAAAATGCAGGGATTGTG TTGGGTCCCCTGAGCCTGGTTGTTATGGGAATCATTGCTGTACATTGTATGGACCTCTTGGTGAAATGTGCCAATCACATCTGTCAGAG GAACCAACTTCCATTTGTGGACTACGGAGATGCTGTGATGTATGGTATGGAGTCTACCCCGAGTCAGTGGTTACGGACACACTCCATCTGGGGAAG GTGGATTGTTGGGTTCTTCCTCATTCTCACCCAGCTGGGGTTTTGCTGTGTTTACTTTGTGTTCCTGGCTGACAATGTAAAACAG GTGGTAGATGCTGCCAATGGTACCACCAATGACTGTGGTTCCAATATAACGGTAGTGCTGAACAATAGCATGGATTCAAGGCTGTACATCTTGTCCTTCCTGCCATTCCTCATCCTGCTGGTCTTCATCAGGAACCTGCGCTATCTGTCCTTCTTCTCTCTGCTCGCCAACCTGACCATGCTGGGGAGTGTGATCATGATCTACCAGTACATTGCCAGG GATATCCCAGATCCGTCGCATCTCTCTTATGCAGCCAGCTGGAAAACGTATCCTCTCTTCTTCGGAACAGCCATCTTTGCCTTTGAGGGCATTGGAGTG ATCTTACCCTTGGAGAATAAGATGAAGATCCCACATCAGTTCCCCATCGTGTTGTACGTCGGCATGGGTATCGTCACCGCTCTCTACATCAGCATGGGCACACTGGGCTACTTGCGGTTTGGCTCTAGTATACATGGCAGTATAACCCTAAATTTGCCCAATTGTTG GCTGTACCAAGCTGTGAAGTTGCTCTATTCCTTTGGAATATTTATCACCTTTGCGTTGCAGTTTTATGTTGCTGCAGAAATTATAGTCCCTTCAGCCACCTCCAGAGTGTCTGATCGCTGGGTGCTATTGGTGGACCTTACCGTGAGGACGGGTCTGGTTGGTATCACAT GTGTCCTGGCAATCCTCATTCCTCGCCTGGACATGGTCATTTCACTGGTGGGGTCGGTCAGCAGCAGCGCCCTGGCTCTCATCATCCCACCTCTCCTGGAGATAGTCACTTACTACTCAGAAGGTCTCAGCCGTTGGGTCATAACAAAGGACATTCTCATCAGCCTGGTGGGTTTCCTGGGATTTGTGTTGGGGACGTACGTCACCTTATGGGAGCTCATCGCGccaaattctgattcaattcccTCTAACACCACCCTGTACGTAGTGCAATGA